A portion of the Nomia melanderi isolate GNS246 chromosome 2, iyNomMela1, whole genome shotgun sequence genome contains these proteins:
- the Naa35 gene encoding N-alpha-acetyltransferase 35 isoform X1, which yields MVLLAETAVKCDRSVCRMATMVEEQNSVDMGEDKESQFDQVGYNWVDITQEFFEAITELELGELLREKLFELFEAMSAIEMMDPKMDAGMQCNRGSNKPCTFTQAVESGALKLDNLTPSEVIGIIDSTYACIVSWLEGHSLAQTVFTNLYLHQPSQIVDKPLQTFCYAVYKIIEIIKDCINKALVFEEEDFQSVTYGYRLQEDIAEQRTISMLREVEEELHRKSRIKLVNAESEKEYNDGLALYARIRFTKLFYQILSLMGKKEQLQQNLNDCHRLLYTCSCMIQVMIRTIDRGEKADEISNYPNIMGFDPMVNQRLLPPTFPRYTKIKPRLEALKYLDELLNRFRTVTMITNQNGLHAALDFFLEFSRQSPCILSRSMLQIVYLPTTNRVFGVHNFADVLKDAARNFIAPPVLMPKSTLLQNHQAKEYVDSFMSHCVSLFGMLLQLTGHNRARQRDKLAHLLEDFAALQDEAERVDGFLHTLSLKSVTPRSHLACFGTWILYHTLRVMVMYLLSGFELELYSVHEYHYIYWYLYEFLYGWLVSAITRADTFLMEQDVHNNSNKGRGAKKSAKNKKKRKKSTPRPYDLEILMYQAMQNICGGYYKALVGFRMDGRIPLPEMQFDSERVRYEHRLLPFSSLLTPPPVHYQEFLDMTNAQMHKRNEEVTSEMQYLAGCRHFHQARNMLERALSLNPPNASTIINEINDLLKVSKTNFVVLKLLADGHQKNSKEPPVFDFSCHQHFPLIKLTKMKSL from the exons ATGGTTCTGCTCGCAGAAAC TGCTGTTAAATGTGACAGGTCAGTCTGCAGGATGGCGACTATGGTGGAAGAACAGAATTCGGTTGACATGGGCGAAGATAAAGAATCACA ATTCGACCAAGTCGGTTACAATTGGGTGGACATTACCCAAGAATTTTTCGAAGCAATCACAG AACTGGAACTCGGAGAACTTCTACgtgaaaaattgtttgaattatttgaagCAATGTCTGCAATTGAAATGATGGATCCAAAGATGGATGCTGGTATGCAATGTAATCGGGGCAGCAACAAACCATGTACTTTCACGCAAGCTGTTGAGTCTGGTGCATTAAAATTGGACAATCTGACTCCATCTGAAGTTATAGGAATAATTGATTCAACCTATGCGTGTATAGTGTCTTGGCTTGAAGGTCATAGTTTGGCACAAACAGTTTTCACTAATTTATACCTTCACCAGCCCAGTCAAATAGTGGATAAACCTTTGCAAACTTTTTGTTATGccgtgtataaaataattgagaTAATTAAAGATTGCATAAACAAAGCATTAGTATTTGAGGAAGAAGACTTTCAAAGTGTTACTTATGGGTATAGATTGCAAGAAGACATTGCAGAACAAAGGACTATATCTATGTTGCGCGAAGTAGAAGAGGAACTACATAGAAAAAGTAGAATAAAGCTAGTGAATGCAGAATCTGAGAAAGAA TACAATGATGGGCTAGCCCTATATGCAAGAATTAGATTTACCAAGttgttttatcaaatattatcattaatggGGAAAAAAGAACAGCTGCAACAGAATTTAAACGATTGTCATAGATTGTTATACACGTGTTCATGCATGATTCAAGTTATGATTAGGACAATAGATCGTGGAGAGAAGGCTGATGAAATTT CAAATTATCCAAATATTATGGGATTTGATCCCATGGTGAATCAGAGATTATTACCACCAACATTCCCTCGATATACGAAAATAAAGCCACGATTGGAGGCGCTAAAATATCTGGACGAATTATTGAATAGATTTAGAACGGTCACTATGATCACCAATCAGAATGGTCTTCATGCAGCCTTG GACTTTTTTTTAGAATTCTCACGACAAAGTCCGTGTATATTATCTAGATCAATGCTACAAATAGTTTATTTACCTACGACAAATCGAGTATTTGGTGTGCATAATTTCGCGGATGTTTTGAAAGACGCGGCGCGAAACTTTATCGCACCACCGGTCTTAATGCCAAAGAGCACGTTGCTTCAGAATCATCAGGCTAAGGAGTATGTTGATAGTTTTATGTCTCATTGTGTGAGCCTCTTTGGAATGCTGTTGCAGCTGACTGGTCACAACAGAGCAAGGCAGAGGGATAAACTAGCACATTTATTGGAAGATTTCGCTGCGTTGCAAGACGAA GCTGAGAGAGTAGATGGGTTCTTACATACGTTGTCTTTAAAAAGTGTTACACCCAGGTCGCATCTAGCTTGTTTTGGAACATGGATCTTGTATCATACGCTACGAGTAATGGTCATGTACTTGTTAAGCGGGTTCGAGTTGGAATTGTATTCAGTACATGAATATCATTACATATACTGGTACCTTTATGAATTTCTTTACGGATGGCTTGTATCGGCTATTACAAGAGCCGATACCTTTTTAATGGAACAGGATGTACATAACAATTCGAATAAAGGCAGAGGTGCCAAGAAGAGTgctaaaaataagaaaaagagaaaaaaatcaaCGCCGAGACCGTACGACTTAGAAATATTGATGTATCAAGCTAtgcaaaatatatgtggtgGCTATTATAAA GCTTTAGTTGGTTTCCGTATGGATGGAAGAATACCACTTCCtgaaatgcaatttgattcGGAACGTGTCCGATACGAACACAGGTTATTGCCGTTTTCTTCGCTACTGACGCCGCCACCAGTTCATTACCAGGAATTCTTAGATATGACTAATGCACAGATGCATAAAAGAAAT GAGGAGGTTACTAGTGAAATGCAGTACTTAGCCGGCTGTCGACATTTTCATCAAGCGAGAAATATGTTGGAACGAGCTTTATCTCTTAATCCACCGAACGCCAGTACTATTATAAATGAg ATCAATGACTTATTGAAAGTATCGAAAACAAATTTCGTGGTTCTAAAGTTACTCGCCGACGGTCATCAAAAGAATTCGAAAGAACCACCAGTATTCGACTTCTCCTGCCACCAACACTTCCCGCTGATCAAACttacaaaaatgaaatcttTGTAA
- the Naa35 gene encoding N-alpha-acetyltransferase 35 isoform X2 gives MVLLAETSVCRMATMVEEQNSVDMGEDKESQFDQVGYNWVDITQEFFEAITELELGELLREKLFELFEAMSAIEMMDPKMDAGMQCNRGSNKPCTFTQAVESGALKLDNLTPSEVIGIIDSTYACIVSWLEGHSLAQTVFTNLYLHQPSQIVDKPLQTFCYAVYKIIEIIKDCINKALVFEEEDFQSVTYGYRLQEDIAEQRTISMLREVEEELHRKSRIKLVNAESEKEYNDGLALYARIRFTKLFYQILSLMGKKEQLQQNLNDCHRLLYTCSCMIQVMIRTIDRGEKADEISNYPNIMGFDPMVNQRLLPPTFPRYTKIKPRLEALKYLDELLNRFRTVTMITNQNGLHAALDFFLEFSRQSPCILSRSMLQIVYLPTTNRVFGVHNFADVLKDAARNFIAPPVLMPKSTLLQNHQAKEYVDSFMSHCVSLFGMLLQLTGHNRARQRDKLAHLLEDFAALQDEAERVDGFLHTLSLKSVTPRSHLACFGTWILYHTLRVMVMYLLSGFELELYSVHEYHYIYWYLYEFLYGWLVSAITRADTFLMEQDVHNNSNKGRGAKKSAKNKKKRKKSTPRPYDLEILMYQAMQNICGGYYKALVGFRMDGRIPLPEMQFDSERVRYEHRLLPFSSLLTPPPVHYQEFLDMTNAQMHKRNEEVTSEMQYLAGCRHFHQARNMLERALSLNPPNASTIINEINDLLKVSKTNFVVLKLLADGHQKNSKEPPVFDFSCHQHFPLIKLTKMKSL, from the exons ATGGTTCTGCTCGCAGAAAC GTCAGTCTGCAGGATGGCGACTATGGTGGAAGAACAGAATTCGGTTGACATGGGCGAAGATAAAGAATCACA ATTCGACCAAGTCGGTTACAATTGGGTGGACATTACCCAAGAATTTTTCGAAGCAATCACAG AACTGGAACTCGGAGAACTTCTACgtgaaaaattgtttgaattatttgaagCAATGTCTGCAATTGAAATGATGGATCCAAAGATGGATGCTGGTATGCAATGTAATCGGGGCAGCAACAAACCATGTACTTTCACGCAAGCTGTTGAGTCTGGTGCATTAAAATTGGACAATCTGACTCCATCTGAAGTTATAGGAATAATTGATTCAACCTATGCGTGTATAGTGTCTTGGCTTGAAGGTCATAGTTTGGCACAAACAGTTTTCACTAATTTATACCTTCACCAGCCCAGTCAAATAGTGGATAAACCTTTGCAAACTTTTTGTTATGccgtgtataaaataattgagaTAATTAAAGATTGCATAAACAAAGCATTAGTATTTGAGGAAGAAGACTTTCAAAGTGTTACTTATGGGTATAGATTGCAAGAAGACATTGCAGAACAAAGGACTATATCTATGTTGCGCGAAGTAGAAGAGGAACTACATAGAAAAAGTAGAATAAAGCTAGTGAATGCAGAATCTGAGAAAGAA TACAATGATGGGCTAGCCCTATATGCAAGAATTAGATTTACCAAGttgttttatcaaatattatcattaatggGGAAAAAAGAACAGCTGCAACAGAATTTAAACGATTGTCATAGATTGTTATACACGTGTTCATGCATGATTCAAGTTATGATTAGGACAATAGATCGTGGAGAGAAGGCTGATGAAATTT CAAATTATCCAAATATTATGGGATTTGATCCCATGGTGAATCAGAGATTATTACCACCAACATTCCCTCGATATACGAAAATAAAGCCACGATTGGAGGCGCTAAAATATCTGGACGAATTATTGAATAGATTTAGAACGGTCACTATGATCACCAATCAGAATGGTCTTCATGCAGCCTTG GACTTTTTTTTAGAATTCTCACGACAAAGTCCGTGTATATTATCTAGATCAATGCTACAAATAGTTTATTTACCTACGACAAATCGAGTATTTGGTGTGCATAATTTCGCGGATGTTTTGAAAGACGCGGCGCGAAACTTTATCGCACCACCGGTCTTAATGCCAAAGAGCACGTTGCTTCAGAATCATCAGGCTAAGGAGTATGTTGATAGTTTTATGTCTCATTGTGTGAGCCTCTTTGGAATGCTGTTGCAGCTGACTGGTCACAACAGAGCAAGGCAGAGGGATAAACTAGCACATTTATTGGAAGATTTCGCTGCGTTGCAAGACGAA GCTGAGAGAGTAGATGGGTTCTTACATACGTTGTCTTTAAAAAGTGTTACACCCAGGTCGCATCTAGCTTGTTTTGGAACATGGATCTTGTATCATACGCTACGAGTAATGGTCATGTACTTGTTAAGCGGGTTCGAGTTGGAATTGTATTCAGTACATGAATATCATTACATATACTGGTACCTTTATGAATTTCTTTACGGATGGCTTGTATCGGCTATTACAAGAGCCGATACCTTTTTAATGGAACAGGATGTACATAACAATTCGAATAAAGGCAGAGGTGCCAAGAAGAGTgctaaaaataagaaaaagagaaaaaaatcaaCGCCGAGACCGTACGACTTAGAAATATTGATGTATCAAGCTAtgcaaaatatatgtggtgGCTATTATAAA GCTTTAGTTGGTTTCCGTATGGATGGAAGAATACCACTTCCtgaaatgcaatttgattcGGAACGTGTCCGATACGAACACAGGTTATTGCCGTTTTCTTCGCTACTGACGCCGCCACCAGTTCATTACCAGGAATTCTTAGATATGACTAATGCACAGATGCATAAAAGAAAT GAGGAGGTTACTAGTGAAATGCAGTACTTAGCCGGCTGTCGACATTTTCATCAAGCGAGAAATATGTTGGAACGAGCTTTATCTCTTAATCCACCGAACGCCAGTACTATTATAAATGAg ATCAATGACTTATTGAAAGTATCGAAAACAAATTTCGTGGTTCTAAAGTTACTCGCCGACGGTCATCAAAAGAATTCGAAAGAACCACCAGTATTCGACTTCTCCTGCCACCAACACTTCCCGCTGATCAAACttacaaaaatgaaatcttTGTAA
- the Naa35 gene encoding N-alpha-acetyltransferase 35 isoform X3, giving the protein MATMVEEQNSVDMGEDKESQFDQVGYNWVDITQEFFEAITELELGELLREKLFELFEAMSAIEMMDPKMDAGMQCNRGSNKPCTFTQAVESGALKLDNLTPSEVIGIIDSTYACIVSWLEGHSLAQTVFTNLYLHQPSQIVDKPLQTFCYAVYKIIEIIKDCINKALVFEEEDFQSVTYGYRLQEDIAEQRTISMLREVEEELHRKSRIKLVNAESEKEYNDGLALYARIRFTKLFYQILSLMGKKEQLQQNLNDCHRLLYTCSCMIQVMIRTIDRGEKADEISNYPNIMGFDPMVNQRLLPPTFPRYTKIKPRLEALKYLDELLNRFRTVTMITNQNGLHAALDFFLEFSRQSPCILSRSMLQIVYLPTTNRVFGVHNFADVLKDAARNFIAPPVLMPKSTLLQNHQAKEYVDSFMSHCVSLFGMLLQLTGHNRARQRDKLAHLLEDFAALQDEAERVDGFLHTLSLKSVTPRSHLACFGTWILYHTLRVMVMYLLSGFELELYSVHEYHYIYWYLYEFLYGWLVSAITRADTFLMEQDVHNNSNKGRGAKKSAKNKKKRKKSTPRPYDLEILMYQAMQNICGGYYKALVGFRMDGRIPLPEMQFDSERVRYEHRLLPFSSLLTPPPVHYQEFLDMTNAQMHKRNEEVTSEMQYLAGCRHFHQARNMLERALSLNPPNASTIINEINDLLKVSKTNFVVLKLLADGHQKNSKEPPVFDFSCHQHFPLIKLTKMKSL; this is encoded by the exons ATGGCGACTATGGTGGAAGAACAGAATTCGGTTGACATGGGCGAAGATAAAGAATCACA ATTCGACCAAGTCGGTTACAATTGGGTGGACATTACCCAAGAATTTTTCGAAGCAATCACAG AACTGGAACTCGGAGAACTTCTACgtgaaaaattgtttgaattatttgaagCAATGTCTGCAATTGAAATGATGGATCCAAAGATGGATGCTGGTATGCAATGTAATCGGGGCAGCAACAAACCATGTACTTTCACGCAAGCTGTTGAGTCTGGTGCATTAAAATTGGACAATCTGACTCCATCTGAAGTTATAGGAATAATTGATTCAACCTATGCGTGTATAGTGTCTTGGCTTGAAGGTCATAGTTTGGCACAAACAGTTTTCACTAATTTATACCTTCACCAGCCCAGTCAAATAGTGGATAAACCTTTGCAAACTTTTTGTTATGccgtgtataaaataattgagaTAATTAAAGATTGCATAAACAAAGCATTAGTATTTGAGGAAGAAGACTTTCAAAGTGTTACTTATGGGTATAGATTGCAAGAAGACATTGCAGAACAAAGGACTATATCTATGTTGCGCGAAGTAGAAGAGGAACTACATAGAAAAAGTAGAATAAAGCTAGTGAATGCAGAATCTGAGAAAGAA TACAATGATGGGCTAGCCCTATATGCAAGAATTAGATTTACCAAGttgttttatcaaatattatcattaatggGGAAAAAAGAACAGCTGCAACAGAATTTAAACGATTGTCATAGATTGTTATACACGTGTTCATGCATGATTCAAGTTATGATTAGGACAATAGATCGTGGAGAGAAGGCTGATGAAATTT CAAATTATCCAAATATTATGGGATTTGATCCCATGGTGAATCAGAGATTATTACCACCAACATTCCCTCGATATACGAAAATAAAGCCACGATTGGAGGCGCTAAAATATCTGGACGAATTATTGAATAGATTTAGAACGGTCACTATGATCACCAATCAGAATGGTCTTCATGCAGCCTTG GACTTTTTTTTAGAATTCTCACGACAAAGTCCGTGTATATTATCTAGATCAATGCTACAAATAGTTTATTTACCTACGACAAATCGAGTATTTGGTGTGCATAATTTCGCGGATGTTTTGAAAGACGCGGCGCGAAACTTTATCGCACCACCGGTCTTAATGCCAAAGAGCACGTTGCTTCAGAATCATCAGGCTAAGGAGTATGTTGATAGTTTTATGTCTCATTGTGTGAGCCTCTTTGGAATGCTGTTGCAGCTGACTGGTCACAACAGAGCAAGGCAGAGGGATAAACTAGCACATTTATTGGAAGATTTCGCTGCGTTGCAAGACGAA GCTGAGAGAGTAGATGGGTTCTTACATACGTTGTCTTTAAAAAGTGTTACACCCAGGTCGCATCTAGCTTGTTTTGGAACATGGATCTTGTATCATACGCTACGAGTAATGGTCATGTACTTGTTAAGCGGGTTCGAGTTGGAATTGTATTCAGTACATGAATATCATTACATATACTGGTACCTTTATGAATTTCTTTACGGATGGCTTGTATCGGCTATTACAAGAGCCGATACCTTTTTAATGGAACAGGATGTACATAACAATTCGAATAAAGGCAGAGGTGCCAAGAAGAGTgctaaaaataagaaaaagagaaaaaaatcaaCGCCGAGACCGTACGACTTAGAAATATTGATGTATCAAGCTAtgcaaaatatatgtggtgGCTATTATAAA GCTTTAGTTGGTTTCCGTATGGATGGAAGAATACCACTTCCtgaaatgcaatttgattcGGAACGTGTCCGATACGAACACAGGTTATTGCCGTTTTCTTCGCTACTGACGCCGCCACCAGTTCATTACCAGGAATTCTTAGATATGACTAATGCACAGATGCATAAAAGAAAT GAGGAGGTTACTAGTGAAATGCAGTACTTAGCCGGCTGTCGACATTTTCATCAAGCGAGAAATATGTTGGAACGAGCTTTATCTCTTAATCCACCGAACGCCAGTACTATTATAAATGAg ATCAATGACTTATTGAAAGTATCGAAAACAAATTTCGTGGTTCTAAAGTTACTCGCCGACGGTCATCAAAAGAATTCGAAAGAACCACCAGTATTCGACTTCTCCTGCCACCAACACTTCCCGCTGATCAAACttacaaaaatgaaatcttTGTAA
- the LOC116429907 gene encoding condensin complex subunit 2 encodes MATDIDKNEKELSNDPLLGSSSSLLRRKSMLLRNVSVLSENNDEEERLARRLDINVVTKTSTNDKRRSLGLSFLTHMSPPEISNRITECIKLSTENKINIKNAFNLEMIDFMTYMIKKKDDNMCNLQVASTSLDVSTKIYGYRVDGVHTEILKLIGGLDKQEDDAASNDNQENDSIDPEHQLKGSKNQKKQKKKSKKQILSSVESLKGSIEILKPTPWLMGDDDTQTADTLYQVALPNHANSRFNLHLYNDVIVDAVENTKDIKKDEATVIKVNVSGLIICPPMEEFEFLNWIDDNEKEENEIQENRETENKFQFDLDASLPSEDEVIQTSINLLDIDDDEENVEKHVQKEVEKIVDFRKVVTNTELTKTSEYSFIHRNMNIHWAGPSHWKINNFKKPVTGSKIIEACPQGQGRKKKEIELCYDDDAKKAVMPKFVLNRSGRIEIRSTESEWQEAMVTLPRDVHYKIASTAKLYLHELITISSENKDNLDTTQVFDNIDIYNYDNENDTSNYCPNVPVEDYEVNKNNVDSDTVNENFAGDNLVAIPKLTNKISIAYSVRAKKVDMRQLKKSIWKCLISSNDTETINIKEMVEQETANTIKEDKPFSQVYKELPNLLIKTNVDALSFPISFVSLLHLANEKTLSIQSLPDMSDIIVAAN; translated from the coding sequence atggcaACTGACATTgataaaaatgagaaagaattaTCAAATGATCCATTGCTTGGAAGCTCTTCATCTTTGTTACGAAGAAAATCCATGTTGTTGCGAAATGTATCtgttttatcagaaaataatgatgaaGAAGAACGTTTGGCTAGACGCCTTGATATTAATGTGGTAACAAAAACATCTACAAATGATAAAAGACGATCTTTAGGGCTTAGTTTCTTAACACATATGTCACCACCAGAAATATCTAATCGCATAACAGAATGTATAAAACTCAGTACCGAAAATAAGATTAATATCAAAAATGCATTTAATcttgaaatgattgattttatGACGTATATGATTAAGAAGAAAGACGATAATATGTGCAATTTACAAGTGGCTAGTACATCCTTAGATGTAAGTACTAAAATCTATGGGTATCGTGTAGACGGTGTACatactgaaatattgaaattaattggtgGATTAGACAAACAAGAAGATGATGCTGCATCAAATGATAATCAGGAGAATGATTCAATTGATCCAGAACATCAACTAAAGGGTTCAAAAAATCAAAAAAAGCAGAAGAAAAAAAgtaagaaacaaattttaagttCTGTTGAAAGCCTAAAgggaagtattgaaatattgaaacctACACCATGGTTGATGGGAGATGATGATACGCAAACTGCAGACACTTTGTATCAAGTAGCTTTGCCAAATCATGCAAATTCTagatttaatttacatttatacaatGACGTTATTGTTGATGCtgtagaaaatacaaaagaCATTAAAAAAGATGAAGCAACTGttataaaagtaaatgtatCTGGATTAATAATATGTCCACCAATGgaagaatttgaatttcttaattGGATTGATgacaatgaaaaagaagaaaacgaaatccAAGAGAATAGAGAGACCGAAAATAAGTTTCAGTTCGATTTGGATGCCAGTTTACCATCTGAAGATGAAGTAATTCAAACTAGCATAAATCTTCTTGATATCGACGACGATGAAGAGAATGTAGAAAAACATGTTCAAAAAGAAGTAGAAAAGATCGTAGATTTTCGTAAAGTGGTAACTAACACTGAATTAACAAAAACATctgaatattcttttattcatagaaatatgaatattcattggGCTGGTCCATCTCATTGGAagataaataactttaaaaaaccTGTCACAGGAAGCAAAATTATAGAAGCATGTCCTCAAGGACAGggtagaaagaaaaaagaaatagagtTATGTTATGATGATGATGCAAAGAAAGCTGTAATGCCAAAATTTGTATTGAATCGCTCGGGAAGAATAGAGATCAGATCCACTGAAAGTGAATGGCAAGAAGCAATGGTTACATTACCAAGAGATGTTCATTACAAAATTGCAAGTACTGCTAAGTTGTATCTTCATGAATTAATAACCATAAGTTCAGAAAACAAAGATAATTTGGACACTACTCAAGTATTTGACAACATTGACATTTATAATTATGACAATGAAAATGATACATCAAATTACTGTCCCAATGTTCCAGTTGAAGATTATGAAGTAAATAAAAACAACGTTGACAGCGATACCGTTAACGAGAATTTCGCAGGAGATAATTTGGTTGCTATTCccaaattaacaaataaaatatctattgcATATAGTGTTCGTGCAAAGAAAGTTGATATGCGACAATTAAAGAAGTCTATTTGGAAATGCCTGATTTCATCTAATGATACAGAAACTATAAACATAAAGGAAATGGTGGAACAAGAAACTGCAAATACGATAAAAGAAGACAAACCTTTCAGTCAAGTTTATAAAGAATTgccaaatttattaataaagaccAATGTAGATGCATTGAGTTTTCCTATTTCCTTTGTATCCTTGTTACATTTAGCAAATGAAAAAACTTTAAGTATACAATCTCTTCCAGATATGTCTGACATCATTGTAGCTGCAAATTAA
- the LOC143174240 gene encoding malate dehydrogenase yields MIGAQRYLLRPVRKSLSTCLCRNISKIHTNDGKIKNPECSKHSKKSKEKTDPNNPKETEFNGYNRFLPERKGDVQVCIIGGGEAPIYTAVLLKQSRLIKHVNLVDTTDSMAGRILDANHIDTSTQIKYYKRKHIRKALKDASIIALMDETEPSVMDLNPRTQFEAAAPYVHEMAEHMVTVSSESLVAVLARPVTATLPMISEIYKLSGWWDPDRIVGSTSFERMRMEAITANLLDLNPAFLSVPMVAGADPYTIVPLLSRASPINSFTDVR; encoded by the exons ATGATAGGAGCCCAACGGTACCTCCTGCGACCCGTCAGGAAAAGTCTATCGACTTGCCTCTGTCGCAACATTTCCAAAATACACACCAACGATGGGAAAATCAAGAACCCGGAGTGCAGCAAACACTCGAAGAAATCTAAGGAAAAAACTGATCCTAATAATCCAAAGGAAACCGAGTTCAATGGCTACAATCGCTTCCTCCCAGAGCGCAAGGGCGACGTGCAAGTATGTATAATCGGAGGAGGCGAAGCACCGATTTACACGGCTGTTCTCTTGAAACAATCCCGATTGATAAAACACGTAAACCTGGTAGACACAACCGATTCGATGGCCGGCAGAATTTTAGACGCAAATCACATCGACACGTCCACCCAGATTAAATACTACAAGAGGAAACACATAAGAAAAGCCCTTAAAGAC GCGAGCATCATCGCGTTAATGGACGAGACAGAGCCGAGCGTGATGGATTTGAACCCCAGAACCCAATTTGAGGCAGCCGCACCGTACGTCCACGAAATGGCCGAGCATATGGTAACGGTCAGCTCGGAATCATTGGTCGCCGTGTTGGCTAGGCCAGTCACCGCGACGCTGCCGATGATCTCGGAGATCTACAAGCTCTCAGGATGGTGGGACCCCGACAGAATCGTCGGTTCCACGTCCTTCGAACGCATGCGAATGGAAGCGATCACCGCGAACCTCCTCGACCTGAACCCGGCGTTTCTATCGGTGCCCATGGTGGCTGGAGCAGATCCGTACACCATCGTGCCCCTTCTGTCACGGGCCAGTCCCATCAATAGCTTCACCGATGTACGATGA